Part of the Caulifigura coniformis genome, GAGCTTTTCGGACGGATTGACGACGGAGGAAGGTACGTCCCTGACCACCGATTCCAATTCCGATCCGGAGTCATCAGGCGGGTCGTCGAGTGATCCGAGCGACGAGTCGGGGGACGCCTCGACCGGTGGCGCTGGCGACAGTGATGAATCGAGTGACTTCGTCTCGGACGGCAGTGGCGAATCCTCGTTGGACAGCGATGCCTCGTCGGACGAGAGCGACGGATCGGACGCTTCTTCCAGCTGATCCGCACGTGCCGTGCCAACCTTCATTCACTCCAGCGCGAGGATTCCGTGTTCTATCGAATCCACTCCGACGGCCTGCGGATGGCCGTTGACCTGAGACATCACTACGCGGGCACGGGACGGGCGACGTGCTGGATCATCGGCGGGGGCCCGTCGTTGCGCGCGATGCCCTGCGATCGTATCCAGCTGTCACCCGTTCCGAAGTTCGCCGTCAATCTGTGCGGATTCGGGCTGATCCGGCCCGACATCTGGACGGCCTACGACCCCACCGCCCGGTTCCATCGTTCGACGTATCTCGATGGCTCCGTCCTGAAATTGCTTCCCTCACGGCGAGCGACCGACCTCGTTCCGGGGACGACGCACAAAGTGGGGGATTGTCCGAGCACACTGTTCTTCGAGCGGGACGGTCAACGCGGCTTTCACAACTTCCTCGGCGACGAGACGACCCGCGAGGAAAACCCCGGCATCGCCGACTGGCAGGACTCGCTGGTGCAGGCGATCGATTTGGCCTGGCGCCTCGGTTTCCGCCGGCTGTTCCTGGTGGGGTGCGACATGCACATCGGCCCGCCGGAGAAACACGTTCGCCGCGCGGGCCTCGGTGGAGTCCGCTACCAGCCGGAGGAATTGCTGCGAGGTTTTTACGATCGCTGTCGTGAGGCGGGTCTCGACCCGGCCAGTCTCGAGGCA contains:
- a CDS encoding motility associated factor glycosyltransferase family protein — its product is MFYRIHSDGLRMAVDLRHHYAGTGRATCWIIGGGPSLRAMPCDRIQLSPVPKFAVNLCGFGLIRPDIWTAYDPTARFHRSTYLDGSVLKLLPSRRATDLVPGTTHKVGDCPSTLFFERDGQRGFHNFLGDETTREENPGIADWQDSLVQAIDLAWRLGFRRLFLVGCDMHIGPPEKHVRRAGLGGVRYQPEELLRGFYDRCREAGLDPASLEADEPIAPYHFDETKSLAAALQTDFHYYRVVQYLRLSRRAMSLAGLELISATPSSRLNAFFPYRPVDDLLDDIADEIGHPAREATRGQYSKRNEMGAPPGAPMKDFRPHNWGPAPRAATTRANVVGRRSTAQLHREVRLTAAIEDLPEIEVPLQEEG